One region of Populus trichocarpa isolate Nisqually-1 chromosome 4, P.trichocarpa_v4.1, whole genome shotgun sequence genomic DNA includes:
- the LOC18110020 gene encoding protein DETOXIFICATION 3, giving the protein MEEAPLPNTEERTRASTTFVEELKKVTYIAAPMVVVTVSLHLLQVVSLMMAGHLGELSLSGVSIGGSFAGVTGFSLLFGLAGGLETLCGQAYGAGQYQKFGTYTYCAIISLLPICVPVSILWIFMDRILIAIGQDPEISTVACRYATCLIPALFAYAVLQSLLRYYQSQGLILPMLFSTCATLCFHIPLCWALIFKWELGSTGAALAIDVSYWLNVVFLALYMGFSSSCKKTRVIYWNHIFSSIKEFFRFALPSAVMVCLEWWTFELLILLAGLLPDSQLETSVLSICLATTSLHFYALSGIAAAGSAQVSNHLGAGNDKAAQVVVRAVLSISLVEAVIVSTNIFCFRHVFGYAFSNEKVVVDYVTEVAPLLCLSVIVDSLQTVLSGIARGCGWQHIGASINLGAYYFAGIPVAILLCFIFHLRGKGLWIGVLTGSTVQATLLGLITSLTNWKKQATKARERMLDGTASADNGLP; this is encoded by the exons ATGGAAGAGGCACCGCTGCCCAATACTGAAGAGAGGACACGGGCTTCTACTACCTTTGTGGAAGAGCTAAAGAAGGTGACCTACATTGCAGCTCCAATGGTGGTGGTGACGGTGTCACTACACTTGTTGCAGGTTGTGTCACTAATGATGGCAGGGCATCTTGGTGAATTGTCTCTCTCTGGGGTCTCTATCGGTGGATCTTTTGCTGGGGTCACTGGCTTTAGTCTCCTT TTTGGATTGGCAGGAGGCTTGGAAACTCTATGTGGACAAGCTTATGGAGCAGGGCAATACCAAAAGTTTGGAACTTATACATACTGTGCAATAATATCTCTCCTTCCAATATGTGTCCCTGTATCTATCCTTTGGATATTCATGGACAGGATATTGATAGCAATAGGCCAAGACCCTGAAATCTCAACGGTAGCCTGCCGATATGCTACCTGTCTCATTCCTGCGTTATTTGCCTATGCTGTTCTTCAGTCGCTACTTCGCTACTACCAGTCTCAGGGCTTGATTCTACCAATGCTTTTCAGCACTTGTGCAACTTTATGTTTCCATATACCTCTTTGCTGGGCTCTAATATTTAAATGGGAACTAGGAAGTACCGGAGCAGCATTAGCCATTGATGTGTCTTACTGGTTAAATGTGGTATTCCTTGCACTTTATATGGGGTTCTCTTCATCCTGCAAAAAGACCCGTGTCATCTACTGGAATCATATTTTCTCTAGCATTAAGGAGTTCTTTCGCTTCGCTCTCCCTTCTGCTGTAATGGTTTG TCTTGAATGGTGGACCTTTGAGCTACTTATATTGCTGGCTGGACTTCTGCCAGATTCACAGCTTGAAACATCTGTTCTTTCTATCTG CCTAGCAACAACGTCATTGCACTTCTATGCACTATCTGGGATCGCAGCTGCTGGGAG TGCTCAGGTTTCAAATCATCTAGGAGCTGGAAATGATAAGGCAGCTCAAGTGGTTGTCCGTGCAGTACTGAGTATTTCGCTCGTAGAGGCAGTTATTGTGAGCACAAATATCTTCTGCTTCCGCCATGTTTTTGGATACGCTTTCAGCAATGAAAAGGTGGTTGTCGACTATGTAACTGAAGTGGCTCCCCTGCTTTGTCTCTCAGTTATTGTGGATAGCTTACAAACAGTACTTTCCG GAATTGCTAGAGGATGTGGATGGCAGCACATAGGAGCCTCTATTAACCTTGGGGCATACTATTTTGCTGGAATCCCAGTAGCTATTCTACTGTGCTTCATTTTCCATCTTAGAGGGAAAGGCCTTTGGATTGGGGTGCTGACTGGGAGTACTGTGCAAGCAACATTACTTGGTCTCATAACTAGTTTGACAAATTGGAAAAAACAG GCAACCAAGGCTAGGGAGAGGATGCTTGATGGGACAGCTTCGGCTGATAATGGATTACCTTGA